Proteins encoded by one window of Mercenaria mercenaria strain notata chromosome 4, MADL_Memer_1, whole genome shotgun sequence:
- the LOC128556683 gene encoding uncharacterized protein LOC128556683 — protein MTRFSRKTITESSARMMADVPLKKRKENWTRAEGEALKSAYFERASIVDGRLGPKLRAVDKERCWREIEDSVNAQGTCIRTMEECKKKLSDIKTDVKKKERRRRQMAATTGGGPPPMLEDWEDKVNK, from the exons ATGACGCGATTTTCCCGCAAAACTATCACCGAATCGTCTGCACGAATGATGGCAGACGTTCCATTAAAAAAGAGGAAGGAAAACTGGACCAGAGCAGAGGGAGAGGCTCTAAAGTCGGCATATTTTGAAAGAGCAAGTATTGTCGACGGCCGCCTTGGTCCGAAATTGCGCGCCGTCGACAAAGAGAGATGCTGGCGAGAAATTGAGGACAG TGTCAATGCACAAGGAACTTGCATAAGAACAATGGAAGAGTGCAAGAAAAAACTGTCGGATATCAAGACAGatgttaaaaagaaagaaaggaggAGGAGGCAGATGGCAGCAACAACAGGTGGTGGACCCCCTCCCATGTTGGAGGATTGGGAAGATAAGGTGAATAAATAA
- the LOC128556682 gene encoding uncharacterized protein LOC128556682, which produces MTPPSTPEAWREIANQFMTRWNFPHCCGALDGKHVACRCPNSSGSTYYNYKGFYSVVIMALVDADYKFIWADVGGKGAASDAQIYNGSELKECIDDGSIGLQPAEPLPNDNEDVPYYLIGDDAFALRSNMMKPYSHRGMSDDERIFNYRLSRARRVVENAFGILANRFQVLLTTMNHAPATVRLIVTTCLCLHSLMRMRYPRQQNIRMDREDNNHQVIPGQWRTQRNLEDTVNVRGPNVDNRQGKRQRNLLKHWCNSEAGAVPWQLDMI; this is translated from the exons ATGACCCCTCCAAGCACTCCTGAAGCCTGGCGTGAGATTGCCAACCAGTTCATGACAAGGTGGAACTTTCCTCATTGTTGTGGTGCCCTTGACGGCAAACATGTTGCCTGCAGATGCCCTAACTCTTCCGGATCAACCTACTACAACTACAAGGGATTCTATTCTGTGGTGATTATGGCCCTAGTTGACGCAGATTACAAGTTCATCTGGGCAGATGTTGGTG ggaaaggAGCAGCATCCGATGCACAAATCTATAACGGGTCTGAGCTGAAAGAATGCATCGATGATGGCTCTATTGGCTTACAACCAGCTGAACCCCTGCCCAACGACAACGAGGATGTGCCGTACTACTTAATCGGTGACGACGCGTTCGCCTTGAGGTCTAACATGATGAAGCCGTATTCGCACCGTGGTATGAGCGACGACGAGAGGATCTTCAACTACAGGCTGTCAAGGGCACGTCGTGTGGTCGAGAATGCCTTTGGCATCCTTGCCAATAGGTTCCAGGTTCTCCTCACCACTATGAACCATGCTCCCGCAACCGTAAGGCTCATCGTTACCACGTGCCTGTGTTTGCACAGTCTGATGCGTATGAGGTATCCACGTCAGCAGAACATTCGCATGGACCGTGAGGACAATAATCATCAAGTAATTCCTGGACAATGGAGAACACAGCGCAATCTGGAGGACACCGTCAATGTCAGAGGACCTAACGTGGACAACAGACAGGGGAAGCGCCAGAGGAACCTCCTGAAACACTGGTGCAACTCAGAGGCTGGTGCTGTTCCATGGCAATTGGATATGATATGA
- the LOC123547833 gene encoding uncharacterized protein LOC123547833, with product MGASATSAASKKNAKPLSLAMSSDEEEHQEEHIRGVTHHVIPPEDPKHAENPNEDGPTIAKRGKKQRKDCRILDRAVEDSLVEFFRENELLWNSQKTDYRNKAKRQRILEAKATELQISVDHLWTWFKSLRVMFTRQVFTFKFWKMLQVIALTSIIMEFIYLPHNYHILIYLPYSYRMLIISTRLDKKKSGDGQQQLTERETWIKNKFGFFHRAVNHRSKPVKSLKAIIAESQGDLDKAERAAAEERVEVDEFDENVTERQPTPALSVSSDMATLQRKAKESGDMLTMLRDQLPPPEPVTERTTYAAYVKSVLLGLSLKDFRRARKGINNVLKPFCESDSTDDDSEDRSNRPPSRQPNYYYCFEL from the exons ATGGGGGCTTCTGCTACTAGCGCTGCAAGTAAGAAGAATGCAAAGCCTCTTTCACTAGCAATGTCTTCGGACGAAGAAGAACACCAGGAAGAGCACATCCGAGGAGTAACGCACCATGTAATACCCCCGGAAGACCCTAAACACGCTGAAAATCCCAATGAGGACGGTCCGACCATAGCAAAGAGAGGGAAGAAGCAGAGAAAGGATTGCAGGATCCTGGACCGGGCGGTTGAGGATAGTCTGGTGGAGTTTTTCCGCGAAAACGAACTGCTGTGGAACTCACAGAAGACAGATTACAGGAACAAGGCGAAGAGGCAACGGATACTCGAGGCCAAGGCCACAGAACTGCAGATCAGCGTGGACCACTTGTGGACCTGGTTCAAGTCCCTCAGGGTCATGTTCACAAGGCAAGTATTTacgtttaaattttggaaaatgcTTCAAGTAATTGCCCTGACTTCAATAATAATGGAATTTATATACTTACCACATAACTACCATATACTTATATACTTACCATATTCTTACCGTATGCTTATAATATCTACCAGGTTGGACAAGAAGAAGAGTGGGGATGGCCAGCAACAACTGACGGAGAGGGAGACATGGATAAAAAACAAATTTGGATTTTTCCACCGTGCTGTCAACCACCGCTCGAAGCCCGTCAAGAGT TTGAAGGCGATCATAGCCGAAAGTCAGGGCGACCTGGATAAGGCTGAGCGGGCAGCGGCGGAGGAGAGGGTTGAAGTTGACGAGTTTGATGAGAACGTCACAGAACGTCAACCCACCCCAGCCCTGTCGGTGTCCTCCGACATGGCGACCCTCCAGAGGAAGGCCAAGGAGAGTGGCGACATGCTGACGATGCTGCGTGATCAACTCCCGCCTCCCGAGCCAGTCACCGAAAGGACCACGTACGCCGCCTACGTCAAAAGTGTGCTGCTGGGGCTGAGTTTAAAGGACTTTCGCCGGGCCCGGAAAGGCATCAACAACGTCCTGAAGCCTTTCTGCGAGTCGGATTCAACTGACGACGACAGTGAGGACCGGTCCAATAGACCCCCCTCCAGACAGCCTAATTATTACTATTGCTTTGAATTATAA
- the LOC123543174 gene encoding putative nuclease HARBI1, whose protein sequence is MKRKFFNIARIPNCIGAIDGTLIPILAPKVREDIFVCRKGYHAINVQAVVDPDMRFVDVVAQWPGSTHDSTMFESCGLKAWLETGNHGWLVGDSGYALKPYLVTPKIRPSTRQENAFNTAHSRTRMVVERAFGLLKSRFRCLHKTGGFLQITPERAAKVFVVCAKLHNLCIDNGIDFDGQVDQHPDMDGQPYQGNVEPNAQRTRDALINRF, encoded by the exons ATGAAAAGAAAGTTCTTCAATATCGCAAGGATTCCGAATTGTATTGGTGCGATTGACGGCACACTCATCCCAATTCTGGCACCAAAAGTTAGAGAAGACATTTTTGTGTGTCGAAAAGGGTATCACGCAATAAATGTACAAGCAGTTGTGGATCCAGACATGCG GTTCGTGGATGTAGTTGCTCAATGGCCGGGTTCAACCCATGACAGTACCATGTTTGAAAGTTGTGGATTGAAGGCCTGGTTAGAGACAGGAAACCATGGTTGGCTCGTTGGAGATTCTGGATATGCCTTGAAGCCATATCTGGTCACACCCAag ATTAGACCATCAACAAGACAAGAAAATGCCTTCAACACCGCACACAGCAGAACCAGAATGGTGGTTGAAAGAGCATTTGGTTTGCTTAAATCTCGTTTCAG ATGCCTTCACAAAACTGGTGGATTTCTGCAGATAACACCTGAGAGAGCTGCGAAAGTGTTTGTTGTTTGTGCCAAACTGCACAACCTGTGCATAGACAATGGTATCGACTTTGATGGCCAAGTAGATCAACATCCAGATATGGACGGTCAACCGTACCAGGGGAATGTGGAACCCAATGCACAGAGAACTAGAGACGCTTTAATTAATAGGTTCTAA